A part of Drosophila bipectinata strain 14024-0381.07 chromosome 3L, DbipHiC1v2, whole genome shotgun sequence genomic DNA contains:
- the Mbs gene encoding protein phosphatase 1 regulatory subunit 12A isoform X12, translated as MSFRSRTRTQAPLPSRRRSLSSSSRMNPSTGGSSMYNYNGSSYNGSSSSGRPLSTGYFPSSSATSSYQSPYASVYSSRESLYGGGGTGSGGGRSSYGNRYEYGSSKYQFISSSHQNHYSNNQHSHPASSAQAASTSSAASTSSNSIASTLAAQSGTKMQTLQHGNRYYLQLQPTASATASSASPASGGGHHHYSHLVVGHKSLSHNYVPSKAVSAFSSSLSTVSYSSSNSNSNSTSTTNGTASGGGYDSSRYNPSSYSSAGSSYSASDRYVSPYSSSYDNGVTTASLSFKSPGLSSSNSFKGSRLLKTKSLSASNSSLSGAYASTPTSSTSAGATVAAIAATRSNSLREQERKSRNRTRSRSAAQRSISASSEKSEGYESGSERTSRSRLGSSASTATTSESKSSGSDKAENGDGIDYKALWEAAKLENDKLKQMLKQKDDEVVQTRATLERFANATSKNSLSELEKRERRAMERKLSELEEELKQLDTYKTDNHRLKEENAALIRVISKLSK; from the exons ATGTCATTTCGCTCGAGAACCCGCACCCAGGCGCCCTTGCCCAGTCGCCGGCGATCTCTATCCTCTAGCTCCAGGATGAATCCCTCGACCGGAGGATCCAGCATGTACAACTATAATGGGAGTAGCTACAATGGATCGAGTAGCAGTGGTCGTCCACTGAGCACCGGGTACTTTCCCAGCAGCAGCGCCACCTCCAGCTACCAGAGTCCCTATGCCAGTGTCTATAGCTCGAGGGAGAGCCTGTATGGCGGTGGCGGCACCGGCAGCGGAGGTGGTCGCAGTTCCTATGGTAACCGATATGAATATGGAAGCTCCAAGTATCAGTTCATCAGCAGCTCGCATCAGAATCACTATTCGAATAACCAACATTCCCATCCGGCTTCGTCAGCTCAGGCCGCATCCACATCCTCAGCCGCCAGTACAAGCTCCAACTCCATAGCTTCCACCCTGGCTGCGCAGTCAGGGACTAAAATGCAAACCCTGCAACATGGCAATCGCTACTATCTGCAGCTGCAGCCCACTGCCTCTGCCACAGCTTCATCCGCTTCGCCGGCGTCGGGTGGCGGACACCATCATTATAGCCACCTGGTGGTGGGCCACAAGTCCCTAAGTCACAACTATGTCCCGTCTAAAGCCGTCTCTGCTTTCTCCTCTTCTCTGTCCACCGTCTCCTACTCGTCCTCCAACTCCAACTCGAACTCCACCTCCACTACGAATGGAACAGCCAGCGGTGGTGGCTACGACAGTTCCCGGTATAATCCCAGCTCGTACTCCTCGGCGGGCTCTTCGTATTCGGCCAGCGATCGGTATGTCAGTCCCTACTCGAGCAGCTATGACAACGGGGTGACcaccgcctcgctcagctTCAAGTCCCCCGGCTTGAGCTCCTCCAACTCCTTCAAGGGGTCGCGTCTTCTCAAGACCAAGTCCCTGTCGGCCTCGAATAGTAGTCTCAGTGGAGCTTATGCCAGTACACCAACTAGTAGCACCAGTGCCGGAGCCACAGTGGCGGCCATTGCAGCCACAAGGAGTAATTCCCTGCGGGAGCAGGAACGCAAGTCTAGGAATCGCACCAGATCCAGGAGTGCGGCTCAGCGATCCATCAGTGCCTCCTCGGAGAAAAGCGAGGGTTATGAA aGTGGCAGCGAAAGAACCTCTCGCTCCCGACTGGGCAGCTCTGCGAGTACAGCCACCACAAGTGAATCCAAGAGTTCCGGAAGCGACAAGGCCGAGAATGGCGATGGCATCGACTACAAGGCTCTCTGGGAGGCGGCCAA ATTGGAGAACGATAAGCTGAAGCAGATGCTCAAACAGAAGGACGACGAGGTCGTACAGACACGTGCCACTCTCGAGCGATTCGCCAACGCC ACATCGAAAAATTCACTCTCTGAGCTTGAGAAACGCGAAAGAAGAGCTATGGAACGGAAGCTTTCCGAGTTGGAGGAAGAGCTCAAG CAACTCGATACCTACAAAACGGATAATCATCGCCTGAAGGAGGAGAACGCAGCGTTGATTAGAGTAATTAGTAAATTAAGTAAATGA
- the Mbs gene encoding protein phosphatase 1 regulatory subunit 12A isoform X11, whose protein sequence is MSFRSRTRTQAPLPSRRRSLSSSSRMNPSTGGSSMYNYNGSSYNGSSSSGRPLSTGYFPSSSATSSYQSPYASVYSSRESLYGGGGTGSGGGRSSYGNRYEYGSSKYQFISSSHQNHYSNNQHSHPASSAQAASTSSAASTSSNSIASTLAAQSGTKMQTLQHGNRYYLQLQPTASATASSASPASGGGHHHYSHLVVGHKSLSHNYVPSKAVSAFSSSLSTVSYSSSNSNSNSTSTTNGTASGGGYDSSRYNPSSYSSAGSSYSASDRYVSPYSSSYDNGVTTASLSFKSPGLSSSNSFKGSRLLKTKSLSASNSSLSGAYASTPTSSTSAGATVAAIAATRSNSLREQERKSRNRTRSRSAAQRSISASSEKSEGYESGSERTSRSRLGSSASTATTSESKSSGSDKAENGDGIDYKALWEAAKLENDKLKQMLKQKDDEVVQTRATLERFANATSKNSLSELEKRERRAMERKLSELEEELKLLQKLKTENDRLRAENRALTRVVSKLTTSAQSQLAKTK, encoded by the exons ATGTCATTTCGCTCGAGAACCCGCACCCAGGCGCCCTTGCCCAGTCGCCGGCGATCTCTATCCTCTAGCTCCAGGATGAATCCCTCGACCGGAGGATCCAGCATGTACAACTATAATGGGAGTAGCTACAATGGATCGAGTAGCAGTGGTCGTCCACTGAGCACCGGGTACTTTCCCAGCAGCAGCGCCACCTCCAGCTACCAGAGTCCCTATGCCAGTGTCTATAGCTCGAGGGAGAGCCTGTATGGCGGTGGCGGCACCGGCAGCGGAGGTGGTCGCAGTTCCTATGGTAACCGATATGAATATGGAAGCTCCAAGTATCAGTTCATCAGCAGCTCGCATCAGAATCACTATTCGAATAACCAACATTCCCATCCGGCTTCGTCAGCTCAGGCCGCATCCACATCCTCAGCCGCCAGTACAAGCTCCAACTCCATAGCTTCCACCCTGGCTGCGCAGTCAGGGACTAAAATGCAAACCCTGCAACATGGCAATCGCTACTATCTGCAGCTGCAGCCCACTGCCTCTGCCACAGCTTCATCCGCTTCGCCGGCGTCGGGTGGCGGACACCATCATTATAGCCACCTGGTGGTGGGCCACAAGTCCCTAAGTCACAACTATGTCCCGTCTAAAGCCGTCTCTGCTTTCTCCTCTTCTCTGTCCACCGTCTCCTACTCGTCCTCCAACTCCAACTCGAACTCCACCTCCACTACGAATGGAACAGCCAGCGGTGGTGGCTACGACAGTTCCCGGTATAATCCCAGCTCGTACTCCTCGGCGGGCTCTTCGTATTCGGCCAGCGATCGGTATGTCAGTCCCTACTCGAGCAGCTATGACAACGGGGTGACcaccgcctcgctcagctTCAAGTCCCCCGGCTTGAGCTCCTCCAACTCCTTCAAGGGGTCGCGTCTTCTCAAGACCAAGTCCCTGTCGGCCTCGAATAGTAGTCTCAGTGGAGCTTATGCCAGTACACCAACTAGTAGCACCAGTGCCGGAGCCACAGTGGCGGCCATTGCAGCCACAAGGAGTAATTCCCTGCGGGAGCAGGAACGCAAGTCTAGGAATCGCACCAGATCCAGGAGTGCGGCTCAGCGATCCATCAGTGCCTCCTCGGAGAAAAGCGAGGGTTATGAA aGTGGCAGCGAAAGAACCTCTCGCTCCCGACTGGGCAGCTCTGCGAGTACAGCCACCACAAGTGAATCCAAGAGTTCCGGAAGCGACAAGGCCGAGAATGGCGATGGCATCGACTACAAGGCTCTCTGGGAGGCGGCCAA ATTGGAGAACGATAAGCTGAAGCAGATGCTCAAACAGAAGGACGACGAGGTCGTACAGACACGTGCCACTCTCGAGCGATTCGCCAACGCC ACATCGAAAAATTCACTCTCTGAGCTTGAGAAACGCGAAAGAAGAGCTATGGAACGGAAGCTTTCCGAGTTGGAGGAAGAGCTCAAG CTATTGCAGAAGCTAAAGACTGAGAACGACCGTCTGCGAGCCGAGAATCGGGCCCTCACCCGGGTCGTCTCGAAGCTGACCACCTCGGCTCAGAGTCAGCTGGCCAAGACCAAATAG
- the Mbs gene encoding mucin-21 isoform X13, translated as MSFRSRTRTQAPLPSRRRSLSSSSRMNPSTGGSSMYNYNGSSYNGSSSSGRPLSTGYFPSSSATSSYQSPYASVYSSRESLYGGGGTGSGGGRSSYGNRYEYGSSKYQFISSSHQNHYSNNQHSHPASSAQAASTSSAASTSSNSIASTLAAQSGTKMQTLQHGNRYYLQLQPTASATASSASPASGGGHHHYSHLVVGHKSLSHNYVPSKAVSAFSSSLSTVSYSSSNSNSNSTSTTNGTASGGGYDSSRYNPSSYSSAGSSYSASDRYVSPYSSSYDNGVTTASLSFKSPGLSSSNSFKGSRLLKTKSLSASNSSLSGAYASTPTSSTSAGATVAAIAATRSNSLREQERKSRNRTRSRSAAQRSISASSEKSEGYESGSERTSRSRLGSSASTATTSESKSSGSDKAENGDGIDYKALWEAAKLENDKLKQMLKQKDDEVVQTRATLERFANAQLDTYKTDNHRLKEENAALIRVISKLSK; from the exons ATGTCATTTCGCTCGAGAACCCGCACCCAGGCGCCCTTGCCCAGTCGCCGGCGATCTCTATCCTCTAGCTCCAGGATGAATCCCTCGACCGGAGGATCCAGCATGTACAACTATAATGGGAGTAGCTACAATGGATCGAGTAGCAGTGGTCGTCCACTGAGCACCGGGTACTTTCCCAGCAGCAGCGCCACCTCCAGCTACCAGAGTCCCTATGCCAGTGTCTATAGCTCGAGGGAGAGCCTGTATGGCGGTGGCGGCACCGGCAGCGGAGGTGGTCGCAGTTCCTATGGTAACCGATATGAATATGGAAGCTCCAAGTATCAGTTCATCAGCAGCTCGCATCAGAATCACTATTCGAATAACCAACATTCCCATCCGGCTTCGTCAGCTCAGGCCGCATCCACATCCTCAGCCGCCAGTACAAGCTCCAACTCCATAGCTTCCACCCTGGCTGCGCAGTCAGGGACTAAAATGCAAACCCTGCAACATGGCAATCGCTACTATCTGCAGCTGCAGCCCACTGCCTCTGCCACAGCTTCATCCGCTTCGCCGGCGTCGGGTGGCGGACACCATCATTATAGCCACCTGGTGGTGGGCCACAAGTCCCTAAGTCACAACTATGTCCCGTCTAAAGCCGTCTCTGCTTTCTCCTCTTCTCTGTCCACCGTCTCCTACTCGTCCTCCAACTCCAACTCGAACTCCACCTCCACTACGAATGGAACAGCCAGCGGTGGTGGCTACGACAGTTCCCGGTATAATCCCAGCTCGTACTCCTCGGCGGGCTCTTCGTATTCGGCCAGCGATCGGTATGTCAGTCCCTACTCGAGCAGCTATGACAACGGGGTGACcaccgcctcgctcagctTCAAGTCCCCCGGCTTGAGCTCCTCCAACTCCTTCAAGGGGTCGCGTCTTCTCAAGACCAAGTCCCTGTCGGCCTCGAATAGTAGTCTCAGTGGAGCTTATGCCAGTACACCAACTAGTAGCACCAGTGCCGGAGCCACAGTGGCGGCCATTGCAGCCACAAGGAGTAATTCCCTGCGGGAGCAGGAACGCAAGTCTAGGAATCGCACCAGATCCAGGAGTGCGGCTCAGCGATCCATCAGTGCCTCCTCGGAGAAAAGCGAGGGTTATGAA aGTGGCAGCGAAAGAACCTCTCGCTCCCGACTGGGCAGCTCTGCGAGTACAGCCACCACAAGTGAATCCAAGAGTTCCGGAAGCGACAAGGCCGAGAATGGCGATGGCATCGACTACAAGGCTCTCTGGGAGGCGGCCAA ATTGGAGAACGATAAGCTGAAGCAGATGCTCAAACAGAAGGACGACGAGGTCGTACAGACACGTGCCACTCTCGAGCGATTCGCCAACGCC CAACTCGATACCTACAAAACGGATAATCATCGCCTGAAGGAGGAGAACGCAGCGTTGATTAGAGTAATTAGTAAATTAAGTAAATGA
- the Mbs gene encoding protein phosphatase 1 regulatory subunit 12A isoform X14, translated as MSFRSRTRTQAPLPSRRRSLSSSSRMNPSTGGSSMYNYNGSSYNGSSSSGRPLSTGYFPSSSATSSYQSPYASVYSSRESLYGGGGTGSGGGRSSYASGGGYDSSRYNPSSYSSAGSSYSASDRYVSPYSSSYDNGVTTASLSFKSPGLSSSNSFKGSRLLKTKSLSASNSSLSGAYASTPTSSTSAGATVAAIAATRSNSLREQERKSRNRTRSRSAAQRSISASSEKSEGYESGSERTSRSRLGSSASTATTSESKSSGSDKAENGDGIDYKALWEAAKLENDKLKQMLKQKDDEVVQTRATLERFANATSKNSLSELEKRERRAMERKLSELEEELKLLQKLKTENDRLRAENRALTRVVSKLTTSAQSQLAKTK; from the exons ATGTCATTTCGCTCGAGAACCCGCACCCAGGCGCCCTTGCCCAGTCGCCGGCGATCTCTATCCTCTAGCTCCAGGATGAATCCCTCGACCGGAGGATCCAGCATGTACAACTATAATGGGAGTAGCTACAATGGATCGAGTAGCAGTGGTCGTCCACTGAGCACCGGGTACTTTCCCAGCAGCAGCGCCACCTCCAGCTACCAGAGTCCCTATGCCAGTGTCTATAGCTCGAGGGAGAGCCTGTATGGCGGTGGCGGCACCGGCAGCGGAGGTGGTCGCAGTTCCTATG CCAGCGGTGGTGGCTACGACAGTTCCCGGTATAATCCCAGCTCGTACTCCTCGGCGGGCTCTTCGTATTCGGCCAGCGATCGGTATGTCAGTCCCTACTCGAGCAGCTATGACAACGGGGTGACcaccgcctcgctcagctTCAAGTCCCCCGGCTTGAGCTCCTCCAACTCCTTCAAGGGGTCGCGTCTTCTCAAGACCAAGTCCCTGTCGGCCTCGAATAGTAGTCTCAGTGGAGCTTATGCCAGTACACCAACTAGTAGCACCAGTGCCGGAGCCACAGTGGCGGCCATTGCAGCCACAAGGAGTAATTCCCTGCGGGAGCAGGAACGCAAGTCTAGGAATCGCACCAGATCCAGGAGTGCGGCTCAGCGATCCATCAGTGCCTCCTCGGAGAAAAGCGAGGGTTATGAA aGTGGCAGCGAAAGAACCTCTCGCTCCCGACTGGGCAGCTCTGCGAGTACAGCCACCACAAGTGAATCCAAGAGTTCCGGAAGCGACAAGGCCGAGAATGGCGATGGCATCGACTACAAGGCTCTCTGGGAGGCGGCCAA ATTGGAGAACGATAAGCTGAAGCAGATGCTCAAACAGAAGGACGACGAGGTCGTACAGACACGTGCCACTCTCGAGCGATTCGCCAACGCC ACATCGAAAAATTCACTCTCTGAGCTTGAGAAACGCGAAAGAAGAGCTATGGAACGGAAGCTTTCCGAGTTGGAGGAAGAGCTCAAG CTATTGCAGAAGCTAAAGACTGAGAACGACCGTCTGCGAGCCGAGAATCGGGCCCTCACCCGGGTCGTCTCGAAGCTGACCACCTCGGCTCAGAGTCAGCTGGCCAAGACCAAATAG